A window of Candidatus Pantoea floridensis contains these coding sequences:
- the nrdF gene encoding class 1b ribonucleoside-diphosphate reductase subunit beta, with protein MQLKQIQAINWNRIQDEKDLEVWNRLTSNFWLPEKVPLSNDLPAWQSLDHQQQQLTIRVFTGLTLLDTIQNVIGAPGLMEDAITPHEEAVLSNISFMEAVHARSYSSIFSTLCNTADVDAAYRWSEENEALQNKAKIVLEHYRAEDPLKKKIASVFLESFLFYSGFWLPMYWSSRGKLTNTADLIRLIIRDEAVHGYYIGYKYQKALETVDAGRREELQQFAIDLLLALYENEVVYTEALYGEVGWAEEVKTFLHYNANKALMNLGYEALFPAELTAVNPAILSALSPNADENHDFFSGSGSSYVMGKAVETEDEDWNF; from the coding sequence ATGCAACTAAAACAAATCCAAGCGATTAACTGGAACCGCATCCAGGATGAGAAAGACCTCGAAGTGTGGAACCGCCTGACCAGCAACTTCTGGCTGCCGGAAAAAGTGCCGCTCTCCAACGATCTGCCAGCCTGGCAGTCGCTGGACCACCAGCAGCAGCAGCTGACCATTCGGGTATTTACCGGCCTGACGCTGCTCGACACCATCCAGAACGTGATCGGCGCACCGGGCCTGATGGAAGACGCTATTACGCCACACGAAGAGGCGGTGCTCTCCAACATCTCCTTTATGGAAGCGGTGCATGCGCGTTCGTACAGCTCGATTTTCTCCACGCTGTGTAATACCGCGGATGTCGATGCGGCCTATCGCTGGAGCGAAGAGAATGAAGCGTTACAGAACAAGGCGAAGATTGTGCTGGAGCACTATCGCGCCGAGGATCCGCTGAAGAAAAAAATCGCCAGCGTGTTCCTTGAATCGTTCCTATTCTACTCCGGTTTCTGGCTACCAATGTATTGGTCGAGCCGTGGCAAGCTGACCAACACCGCCGACCTGATCCGGCTGATCATTCGTGACGAAGCGGTGCACGGCTACTACATCGGTTACAAGTACCAAAAAGCGTTAGAGACCGTCGATGCTGGCCGACGCGAAGAGCTGCAGCAGTTCGCGATTGATTTGCTGCTGGCGCTGTATGAAAACGAAGTGGTGTATACCGAAGCCTTATACGGTGAAGTAGGCTGGGCGGAAGAGGTGAAAACCTTCCTGCACTACAACGCCAATAAAGCGTTGATGAACCTTGGTTATGAAGCGCTGTTCCCGGCGGAGCTGACTGCGGTTAACCCGGCAATTCTCTCTGCGCTGTCGCCAAACGCCGATGAAAACCATGACTTCTTCTCAGGCTCGGGCTCTTCCTATGTTATGGGGAAAGCAGTAGAGACCGAAGACGAAGACTGGAACTTCTAA
- the nrdH gene encoding glutaredoxin-like protein NrdH, whose translation MRIIIYTKDNCVQCNATKNAMDRKGIDYQLINLDTQPEAIDNLKSLGYRQVPVVMTQDDHWSGFRPDKIAGLRQLATVGG comes from the coding sequence ATGCGCATTATTATTTACACCAAAGACAACTGTGTCCAGTGCAATGCGACAAAAAATGCCATGGACCGCAAAGGTATCGATTACCAGCTGATCAACCTTGATACCCAACCTGAAGCTATCGACAACCTCAAATCTCTCGGCTATCGCCAGGTGCCCGTGGTGATGACGCAGGACGATCACTGGAGTGGCTTCCGCCCCGATAAAATCGCCGGTCTGCGCCAGCTCGCGACAGTCGGGGGATAA
- the proW gene encoding glycine betaine/L-proline ABC transporter permease ProW, translating to MSEQTSNPWDSASQTTQQPATPDANAAVSNSDPWASGSAAPADSGSANGSADAWGDPAAASSGGHDAASHAASSSSDWLSSAPAPAPEHFNIMDPFHKTWIPLDSWVTEGIDWVVSHFRPLFQGIRVPVDYILSAFQQLLLGMPAPVAIVVFALIAWQIASPAMGIATLVSLIAIGAIGAWSQAMVTLALVLTALLFCIVIGLPLGIWLARSERAARIIRPLLDAMQTTPAFVYLVPIVMLFGIGNVPGVVVTIIFALPPIVRLTILGIKQVPADLIEASESFGASPRQMLFKVQLPLAMPTIMAGVNQTLMLALSMVVIASMIAVGGLGQMVLRGIGRLDMGLATVGGVGIVILAIILDRLTQSMGRDSRSRGSRHWYSTGPLGLLLRPFSKKA from the coding sequence ATGAGTGAACAAACGTCTAATCCATGGGATAGCGCCAGCCAGACCACGCAGCAACCTGCAACGCCTGATGCCAACGCCGCAGTCAGTAACAGCGATCCCTGGGCGAGCGGCAGTGCCGCCCCCGCTGATAGCGGTTCAGCGAACGGCTCTGCCGATGCGTGGGGCGATCCGGCGGCCGCCAGCAGCGGCGGGCACGACGCTGCCAGTCATGCAGCGAGCAGCAGCAGCGACTGGCTGAGCAGCGCGCCCGCTCCCGCACCTGAGCATTTCAACATCATGGACCCGTTCCATAAAACCTGGATTCCACTCGATAGCTGGGTAACCGAAGGCATCGACTGGGTGGTGAGCCATTTTCGCCCGCTGTTTCAGGGTATTCGCGTGCCGGTGGATTACATTCTCAGCGCGTTCCAGCAGTTGCTGCTCGGTATGCCTGCGCCGGTGGCGATCGTGGTGTTTGCGCTGATCGCCTGGCAGATTGCTAGCCCAGCGATGGGGATTGCGACGCTTGTCTCGCTGATTGCGATTGGTGCGATTGGCGCCTGGTCGCAGGCGATGGTGACATTAGCGCTGGTGCTGACCGCCCTGCTGTTCTGTATCGTGATCGGCTTGCCGCTTGGCATCTGGCTGGCGCGCAGCGAACGTGCCGCGCGCATTATTCGTCCGCTGCTGGATGCGATGCAGACCACGCCGGCGTTCGTCTATTTGGTGCCTATTGTCATGCTGTTCGGTATCGGTAACGTGCCGGGCGTGGTGGTGACCATCATCTTTGCGCTGCCGCCGATTGTGCGACTGACCATTCTCGGCATTAAGCAGGTGCCAGCCGACCTGATTGAAGCAAGTGAATCCTTCGGCGCCAGCCCGCGTCAGATGCTGTTTAAAGTACAGCTGCCGTTGGCGATGCCCACCATCATGGCGGGCGTGAACCAGACGCTAATGCTGGCCTTGTCGATGGTGGTGATCGCCTCGATGATTGCCGTTGGCGGCCTTGGCCAGATGGTACTGCGTGGCATTGGACGTCTCGATATGGGCCTCGCCACCGTGGGCGGCGTGGGCATCGTTATTCTCGCCATTATCCTCGATCGTCTGACGCAGTCGATGGGCCGCGACAGCCGCAGCCGTGGCAGCCGTCATTGGTATAGCACCGGGCCGCTGGGTCTGCTGCTCCGCCCTTTCAGTAAAAAAGCCTGA
- a CDS encoding DUF2002 family protein — MYLRPDEVARVLEKAGFEMDTQTPKIYGYRRGENYVYVNREARMGRTALIIHPTLKEKSHGFAEPASEMKTCDHYTQFPLYLMGDSQEHYGIPHGFSSRVALERYLQGVFGA, encoded by the coding sequence ATGTATTTACGACCCGATGAGGTAGCACGCGTACTAGAGAAAGCGGGCTTCGAAATGGATACCCAGACGCCAAAGATTTACGGTTATCGTCGCGGCGAAAACTATGTCTACGTCAATCGTGAAGCGCGTATGGGACGTACTGCGTTGATTATTCACCCTACGCTGAAAGAGAAAAGCCACGGCTTTGCTGAACCGGCGTCGGAAATGAAAACCTGCGATCACTACACCCAATTCCCGCTCTATTTAATGGGCGATTCGCAGGAGCATTACGGCATTCCGCACGGCTTCAGCTCGCGCGTGGCGCTTGAGCGTTATCTGCAGGGCGTTTTCGGCGCCTGA
- the proV gene encoding glycine betaine/L-proline ABC transporter ATP-binding protein ProV: MAIKLEVKNLYKVFGDNPEKAFKLIDKGESKESILAKTGLSVGVKNASLAIEEGEIFVIMGLSGSGKSTMVRLLNRLIEPTRGQVIIDGVDIAKISDAELRDVRRNKISMVFQSFALMPHMTVLNNAAFGMELAGVPLQERQEKALDALRQVGLDNYAHSYPDELSGGMRQRVGLARALAINPDILLMDEAFSALDPLIRTEMQDELVKLQAKHQRTIVFISHDLDEAMRIGDRIAIMQGGEVVQVGTPDEILNNPANDYVRTFFRGVDISHVFSAKDIARRSAGSLIRKAAGFGPRSAIKLLQDEDREYGYVLEKQKFVGVVSTDSLKAALAAGEGLDSALLETPLAVPADTSLNDLLSHVAQAPCAVPVVSEENQYVGIISKSMLLRALDREGAQS; this comes from the coding sequence ATGGCAATTAAACTCGAAGTAAAGAATTTATATAAGGTATTTGGGGATAATCCCGAAAAGGCATTTAAGCTGATTGATAAAGGCGAAAGCAAAGAGAGTATTCTGGCGAAAACCGGTCTCTCCGTCGGCGTTAAGAATGCCAGTCTGGCCATTGAAGAAGGCGAGATCTTCGTCATCATGGGGCTCTCAGGTTCTGGGAAGTCCACCATGGTTCGCCTTCTCAATCGTCTGATCGAGCCCACCCGTGGCCAGGTAATTATAGACGGTGTCGATATCGCAAAAATATCGGATGCGGAACTGCGTGACGTCCGCAGAAATAAGATCAGCATGGTATTTCAATCCTTCGCGCTCATGCCACACATGACCGTACTAAATAATGCTGCTTTTGGCATGGAATTAGCCGGTGTACCGTTGCAGGAGCGTCAGGAAAAAGCGCTGGATGCTTTGCGTCAGGTTGGCCTGGATAATTATGCCCATTCGTATCCAGACGAACTTTCTGGTGGCATGCGTCAGCGTGTAGGATTAGCCCGCGCGTTGGCCATTAATCCCGATATTTTACTGATGGATGAAGCCTTCTCGGCACTTGATCCGCTTATTCGTACTGAAATGCAGGATGAGCTGGTAAAACTGCAGGCGAAACATCAGCGTACTATCGTATTTATTTCTCACGACCTTGATGAAGCCATGCGTATTGGCGATCGTATTGCGATTATGCAAGGCGGCGAAGTCGTTCAGGTCGGCACGCCGGATGAAATCCTCAATAATCCTGCCAACGATTATGTGCGCACCTTCTTCCGTGGCGTCGATATTAGCCATGTGTTCAGCGCTAAAGACATTGCCCGTCGCAGCGCTGGTTCCCTGATTCGTAAAGCCGCCGGTTTTGGTCCGCGATCTGCCATCAAGCTGTTGCAGGATGAAGATCGAGAATATGGCTATGTGCTGGAAAAACAGAAGTTTGTCGGCGTGGTTTCTACCGATTCATTGAAAGCTGCCCTGGCGGCCGGTGAAGGGCTGGATAGCGCACTGCTGGAGACGCCGTTAGCGGTTCCTGCCGATACTTCCCTCAACGATCTGCTCTCCCATGTGGCGCAAGCGCCCTGCGCGGTGCCGGTCGTCAGTGAAGAGAATCAGTATGTCGGTATCATTTCGAAAAGCATGCTGTTGCGCGCTTTAGATCGTGAAGGAGCCCAATCATGA
- the emrA gene encoding multidrug efflux MFS transporter periplasmic adaptor subunit EmrA, whose protein sequence is MSATAEAQSPQQPANKKKKRKGVLILLAIVFVIIGISYLAYWYLVLRHFQETDDAYVAGNQVQVMAQVSGSVNKVWFDNTDMVKKGDVLVSLDKTDAQQAFEKAQTALATSVRQTHQLMINGKQYQATIKLQQTALDQAEADLKRREPLGASNLIGREELQHSRDAVATAKAQLDVAVQQYNANQAMILNTSLENQPAVQQSAAELRDAWLALQRTDIRSPIDGFISRRSVQVGSQISSTTPLLAVVPATNLWVDANFKETQLSGVRIGQSATVISDIYGDDVEYHGKVVGLDMGTGSAFSLLPAQNATGNWIKVVQRLPVRIELDAQQVAEHPLRIGLSTLVKVDTQNKDGATLASVVRPQAAYESNALAIDLAPVNQLITDIVRANAD, encoded by the coding sequence ATGAGTGCGACAGCGGAAGCTCAAAGCCCGCAACAGCCAGCAAATAAAAAGAAGAAGCGCAAAGGTGTGCTGATCCTGCTGGCTATCGTGTTTGTAATTATTGGTATTTCGTATCTGGCTTACTGGTATTTGGTGCTGCGTCACTTCCAGGAAACCGATGATGCCTATGTGGCGGGTAACCAGGTGCAGGTGATGGCACAGGTTTCTGGCAGCGTAAATAAAGTTTGGTTTGATAATACTGACATGGTCAAAAAAGGTGACGTGTTGGTTTCGCTGGATAAAACCGATGCGCAGCAGGCGTTTGAAAAAGCGCAGACCGCATTGGCCACCAGTGTGCGTCAAACCCATCAGCTGATGATCAATGGCAAGCAATATCAAGCCACCATCAAGCTGCAGCAAACCGCGCTGGATCAGGCCGAAGCTGACCTGAAACGCCGCGAGCCGTTGGGTGCATCAAACCTGATTGGTCGCGAAGAGCTGCAACACTCGCGTGATGCTGTCGCCACGGCGAAAGCACAGCTGGATGTTGCGGTGCAGCAATATAACGCCAATCAGGCGATGATCCTGAATACTTCGCTGGAAAATCAGCCTGCGGTACAACAAAGTGCGGCTGAGCTGCGTGATGCCTGGCTGGCGCTGCAGCGCACCGACATCCGTAGCCCAATCGATGGCTTTATATCACGTCGTAGCGTGCAGGTTGGCTCGCAGATCTCTTCTACTACTCCGCTGCTGGCGGTAGTTCCGGCCACCAATCTGTGGGTGGATGCCAACTTTAAAGAGACGCAGCTTTCTGGCGTACGTATTGGACAATCGGCCACGGTAATCAGCGATATCTACGGCGATGACGTGGAGTATCACGGTAAAGTGGTGGGGCTTGATATGGGTACCGGTAGCGCCTTCTCTCTGCTGCCGGCGCAAAACGCCACGGGTAACTGGATCAAAGTGGTTCAGCGTCTGCCGGTACGTATTGAGCTGGATGCACAACAAGTTGCCGAGCATCCCCTGCGTATTGGTCTCTCTACGCTGGTGAAAGTGGATACGCAGAACAAAGACGGCGCTACGCT
- a CDS encoding DUF883 family protein, with protein MFNRSAKNDDIDINQDVNELADSLEALLKSYGSEAKDEVDNARSQAQALLKQTRAKLSGGQSRVSQAARDAGTQVDAYVHDKPWHGVGVGAAVGLVLGALLVSSRR; from the coding sequence ATGTTTAATCGAAGCGCAAAAAACGATGACATTGATATCAATCAGGATGTAAACGAACTGGCCGATTCGCTAGAGGCGTTACTTAAATCTTATGGCAGTGAAGCTAAAGATGAGGTTGATAATGCACGCAGCCAGGCGCAGGCGTTGCTGAAACAGACGCGTGCCAAACTGAGCGGCGGACAGAGTCGCGTGTCACAAGCGGCACGTGATGCGGGTACGCAGGTTGATGCCTATGTACATGACAAACCGTGGCACGGCGTTGGTGTGGGTGCTGCGGTCGGTCTGGTGCTCGGCGCGCTGTTGGTGTCTTCTCGCCGATAA
- the nrdE gene encoding class 1b ribonucleoside-diphosphate reductase subunit alpha, with the protein MATTDTLNSTQLDYHALNAMLNLYDADSRIQFSKDHEATRQFFLQHVQPNTVQFASPGERLRYLVAEGYYEADVLNQYAFHFLCQLHDEADAAGFRFHTFLGAWKFYTSYTLKTFDGKRYLESFEQRACMVALTLARGNESLARELLAEMLSGRFQPATPTFLNCGKQQRGELVSCFLLRIEDNMESIGRAVNSALQLSKRGGGVAFLLSNLRESGAPIKRIENQSSGVIPVMKMLEDAFSYANQLGARQGAGAVWLNAHHPDIFRFLDTKRENADEKIRIKTLSLGVVIPDITFQLAKENRDMALFSPYDVERIYGKAFGDISISELYDEMLADDRITKTFIKPRDFFQTLAEIQFESGYPYIMFEDSVNRSNPIAGRINMSNLCSEILQVNSASEFYDDLSYRRVGKDISCNLGSLNIAHAMDSRNLAQTVETAVRALTAVSEMSEINSVPSVAEGNRRSHAIGLGQMNLHGYLAREGMAYGSEEALDFTNLYFYCVTYYAVRTSNLLAQEQQKSFDGFAESQYANGKYFDKYVEQAWQPRTARVAQLFADAGIALPTQADWRALREAVMQHGLYNQNLQAIPPTGSISYINHATSSIHPIVSRIEIRKEGKTGRVYYPAPFMTNDNLDLYQDAYSIGPEAIIDTYAEATQHVDQGLSLTLFFRDDVTTRDINKAQIYAWKKGIKTLYYIRLRQMALQGTEVQGCVSCSL; encoded by the coding sequence TTGGCAACGACAGACACCCTGAACAGCACGCAGCTGGACTATCACGCGCTCAACGCGATGCTGAACCTGTATGATGCCGATAGCCGCATCCAGTTCAGCAAAGATCACGAAGCCACGCGCCAGTTCTTCCTGCAACATGTGCAGCCCAACACCGTGCAGTTCGCCTCGCCAGGCGAGCGCCTGCGCTATCTGGTGGCCGAAGGCTACTACGAAGCCGACGTGCTGAATCAGTACGCTTTCCATTTCCTGTGCCAGCTGCACGACGAAGCGGACGCAGCGGGTTTCCGTTTTCACACCTTCCTTGGTGCATGGAAGTTTTACACCAGCTACACGCTGAAAACATTCGACGGCAAACGCTATCTGGAAAGTTTTGAACAGCGCGCCTGCATGGTGGCGCTGACGCTGGCTCGTGGCAATGAAAGCTTAGCGCGCGAGTTACTGGCGGAGATGCTTAGCGGCCGCTTCCAGCCCGCTACGCCAACTTTCCTCAACTGCGGTAAACAGCAGCGCGGCGAGCTGGTCTCCTGCTTCCTGCTGCGCATCGAAGACAATATGGAATCGATTGGACGCGCGGTGAATTCCGCGTTGCAGCTGTCCAAACGCGGCGGCGGCGTGGCGTTCTTGCTCTCAAACCTGCGTGAATCCGGTGCGCCGATTAAGCGTATTGAAAACCAATCGTCCGGCGTGATTCCGGTAATGAAAATGCTGGAAGACGCGTTTTCCTACGCTAACCAGCTTGGTGCGCGTCAGGGCGCGGGCGCGGTGTGGCTGAATGCCCACCATCCGGACATTTTCCGCTTCCTCGATACCAAACGCGAAAACGCTGACGAGAAAATTCGTATCAAAACCCTGTCGCTTGGCGTGGTGATCCCGGATATCACTTTCCAGCTGGCGAAAGAGAATCGCGATATGGCGCTGTTCTCGCCGTACGATGTTGAGCGTATTTACGGCAAGGCGTTTGGTGATATCAGCATCAGCGAGCTTTATGACGAAATGCTGGCAGACGATCGCATCACCAAGACGTTCATTAAACCCCGCGATTTCTTCCAGACGCTGGCGGAGATTCAGTTTGAATCGGGCTATCCGTACATCATGTTCGAGGATAGCGTTAACCGCAGCAATCCGATTGCCGGCCGCATCAACATGAGCAACCTGTGTTCCGAAATTTTGCAGGTCAACAGCGCCAGCGAGTTCTATGACGATCTCAGCTATCGCCGCGTCGGCAAGGATATCTCCTGCAACCTCGGCTCGCTCAACATTGCGCATGCCATGGATTCACGTAATCTGGCACAAACCGTGGAAACCGCGGTGCGCGCGCTGACCGCCGTCTCTGAAATGAGTGAAATTAACTCGGTGCCATCGGTAGCGGAAGGTAATCGTCGTTCCCATGCGATTGGCCTTGGTCAGATGAACTTGCACGGTTATCTGGCGCGTGAAGGTATGGCGTACGGTTCAGAAGAAGCGCTGGATTTCACCAATCTCTACTTCTACTGCGTCACCTATTACGCCGTGCGCACCTCGAATCTGCTGGCGCAGGAACAGCAGAAGAGTTTCGATGGTTTCGCCGAGTCGCAATACGCCAATGGCAAATATTTCGATAAGTATGTCGAGCAAGCCTGGCAGCCACGCACCGCGCGTGTGGCACAACTGTTTGCCGATGCCGGGATTGCCCTGCCGACGCAGGCTGATTGGCGAGCGCTGCGCGAAGCGGTAATGCAGCATGGGTTATACAACCAGAACCTGCAGGCGATCCCGCCAACCGGTTCGATCTCGTACATCAACCACGCCACTTCAAGCATTCACCCGATCGTGTCGCGCATTGAGATTCGTAAAGAGGGCAAAACCGGCCGCGTCTATTATCCGGCACCGTTTATGACCAACGACAATCTCGACCTTTATCAGGATGCGTACTCGATTGGTCCGGAAGCGATTATTGATACCTACGCCGAAGCCACGCAGCACGTCGATCAAGGCTTGTCATTAACCCTGTTCTTCCGCGATGACGTGACTACGCGCGATATCAACAAAGCGCAGATTTACGCGTGGAAGAAAGGTATCAAAACGCTCTATTACATTCGTCTGCGCCAGATGGCGCTTCAAGGCACCGAGGTGCAGGGCTGCGTCTCCTGCTCACTGTGA
- the mprA gene encoding transcriptional repressor MprA — MESSFTPIEQMLNIRANRHKDFPLQEIILTRLCMHMQGKLLDNRNKMLKAQGINETLFMALITLDAQENQSIQPSELSSALGSSRTNATRIADELEKRGWIERRESENDRRCLHLHLTEKGNEFLRQLLPPQHQSLQYLWSSLSTNEQDQLETITRKLLNRLDKMDEDQVIASLSR, encoded by the coding sequence ATGGAAAGTTCGTTTACTCCCATTGAACAGATGCTAAACATCCGTGCTAACCGCCATAAAGATTTTCCGCTGCAGGAGATCATTCTGACCCGCTTGTGTATGCATATGCAGGGTAAACTGCTGGATAATCGCAACAAAATGTTGAAGGCGCAGGGAATTAACGAAACCTTATTCATGGCGCTGATTACCCTTGATGCGCAGGAAAATCAGAGCATTCAGCCATCAGAACTCAGTTCTGCATTAGGCTCCTCCCGTACCAACGCCACACGTATCGCCGATGAGCTGGAGAAGCGTGGCTGGATTGAACGCCGTGAAAGCGAGAACGATCGTCGCTGCCTGCACCTGCACCTGACCGAAAAAGGCAATGAGTTCCTGCGTCAGCTGCTGCCACCACAGCATCAGAGTCTGCAATATCTGTGGTCTTCGCTCTCGACTAACGAGCAGGATCAGCTGGAAACCATCACCCGTAAGTTACTTAACCGTCTGGATAAAATGGACGAAGATCAGGTTATCGCCTCTCTGTCGCGCTAA
- the nrdI gene encoding class Ib ribonucleoside-diphosphate reductase assembly flavoprotein NrdI, with the protein MFPLVYFSSQSENTHRFITRLGLPARRIPVDGTQHLHIEQPYILVVPSYGGGSSRGAVPRQVIQFLNDDANRRGIRGVIAAGNRNFGEGYCLAGDIIAQKCQVPYLYRFELMGTPDDIANVKAGVTQFWQRQTP; encoded by the coding sequence ATGTTTCCACTGGTGTACTTTTCTAGCCAGTCGGAAAACACGCACCGATTCATTACTCGTCTGGGCCTGCCCGCCCGCCGCATTCCGGTTGACGGCACGCAGCACCTGCATATTGAACAGCCCTATATTTTAGTGGTGCCGAGCTACGGCGGCGGCAGTTCGCGCGGCGCAGTGCCCAGACAAGTGATTCAATTCCTCAATGATGATGCCAACCGACGCGGGATCCGCGGGGTGATTGCTGCCGGTAACCGCAACTTTGGTGAAGGCTATTGCCTGGCGGGCGACATCATTGCGCAGAAATGTCAGGTTCCCTATCTCTACCGCTTTGAGCTAATGGGAACCCCCGACGATATCGCTAATGTAAAAGCGGGAGTGACCCAATTTTGGCAACGACAGACACCCTGA
- the proX gene encoding glycine betaine/L-proline ABC transporter substrate-binding protein ProX translates to MTMRKTALFAAVLTTFAATHVSAADLPGKGITVKPTQSTISEETFQTLLVSRALEKLGYTVDKPSEIDYNVAYTTIAAGDATFIATNWQPLHDDMYKAAGGDAKFYRQGTYVGGAAQGYLIDKKTAEQYHITNIEQLKDPKIAKLFDTNGDGKADLTGCTPGWGCEAVINHQIDAYKLSNTVEHNQGNYSAMIADTITRFKQGKPVFYYTWTPYWVSDVLKPGKDVVWLQVPFSSLPGEQSKVDTKLANGANYGFPVNTMHIVANKAWTEKNPAAAKLFAEMKLPISDINAENAAMHAGHASEADINGHVDGWIKGHQAEFDKWIQDALAAAK, encoded by the coding sequence ATGACTATGCGCAAGACAGCTCTATTCGCCGCCGTCCTGACGACGTTCGCCGCGACGCACGTGTCCGCCGCCGACCTGCCGGGTAAAGGCATTACCGTAAAACCGACTCAGAGCACCATTTCTGAAGAGACCTTTCAGACGCTGCTGGTGAGCCGTGCGCTGGAAAAACTCGGCTATACCGTCGATAAACCCAGCGAGATTGATTACAACGTGGCTTACACCACCATCGCTGCTGGCGATGCCACCTTTATTGCCACCAACTGGCAGCCGCTGCACGATGATATGTATAAAGCGGCGGGCGGCGATGCGAAATTTTATCGTCAGGGCACCTACGTGGGTGGCGCTGCGCAGGGGTATCTGATCGATAAGAAAACCGCTGAGCAGTACCACATCACCAATATCGAGCAGCTAAAAGATCCAAAGATCGCCAAACTATTTGATACCAACGGCGATGGTAAAGCGGATTTGACCGGCTGTACGCCGGGCTGGGGTTGTGAAGCGGTGATTAATCACCAGATCGATGCTTATAAGCTGAGCAACACCGTTGAACATAATCAGGGGAATTATTCGGCGATGATCGCCGATACCATTACTCGCTTTAAGCAGGGTAAACCGGTGTTCTATTACACCTGGACCCCGTATTGGGTCAGCGATGTGCTGAAGCCGGGTAAAGATGTGGTATGGCTGCAGGTGCCGTTCTCCTCTCTGCCAGGCGAGCAGAGCAAAGTGGATACTAAATTGGCCAATGGTGCCAACTACGGTTTCCCGGTGAACACCATGCACATCGTGGCCAACAAAGCCTGGACCGAGAAGAACCCGGCAGCGGCGAAATTGTTTGCAGAGATGAAGCTGCCGATTAGCGATATCAACGCTGAAAACGCAGCGATGCATGCTGGTCACGCTTCTGAAGCCGATATCAACGGCCACGTCGATGGCTGGATTAAAGGTCATCAGGCGGAATTTGATAAGTGGATTCAGGACGCGCTGGCGGCGGCTAAATAA